One Chryseobacterium wanjuense genomic region harbors:
- a CDS encoding class I SAM-dependent methyltransferase, translated as MKDLMGKAIWDYYHNENPEDLQTETSISELDELPVDYLFRDFEEMNGIEQKALQLAQGKTLDIGAGAGSHALYLQNERNLEVTALDISPKAIEICKLRGIKKAVAENMLHFSGENFDTILLLMNGTGIFQSLTVIDIYLKKLYSLLNKNGQVFIDSTDILYMFDRDEDGGVYIPAEGYYGELDYIVHYKGESEDPIKWLYLDFNTLKNAAENNGFKIEKVLQDEDSYLAKLTKK; from the coding sequence ATGAAAGACTTAATGGGTAAGGCCATCTGGGACTACTATCACAACGAAAATCCTGAAGATCTGCAGACTGAAACTTCAATTTCCGAACTGGATGAGCTTCCTGTCGATTATCTTTTCAGAGACTTCGAAGAGATGAACGGTATTGAGCAGAAGGCACTTCAATTAGCTCAGGGAAAAACGTTGGATATCGGAGCAGGAGCGGGCTCGCATGCCTTATATCTTCAAAATGAAAGAAATCTTGAGGTGACAGCATTGGATATTTCACCAAAAGCTATTGAGATCTGCAAATTGCGGGGAATCAAAAAAGCTGTAGCTGAAAATATGCTCCACTTTTCCGGGGAGAATTTCGACACAATCTTGTTATTGATGAACGGAACGGGGATTTTCCAAAGTCTTACCGTTATTGATATTTATCTTAAAAAATTATATTCTTTGTTGAATAAAAATGGTCAGGTTTTTATCGACAGCACCGATATTTTATATATGTTCGACCGTGATGAAGATGGGGGAGTTTATATTCCGGCAGAAGGATATTATGGTGAACTGGATTATATTGTCCATTACAAAGGCGAATCGGAAGACCCTATAAAATGGCTGTATCTTGATTTTAACACTTTAAAAAATGCCGCGGAAAATAATGGTTTTAAGATTGAAAAAGTCTTGCAGGATGAGGATTCTTATCTAGCAAAACTGACCAAGAAGTAG
- a CDS encoding MFS transporter, whose translation MYNKGLFNDWVPKPVQLLMIVLLVIVVLPLGGVYTGNISFMVGGTGELSEYFMFASYATTIGMGACMPIVLRMKMRFKVRNKMVLLLVLLGLLNCVNATTFSPVVIIGVSLVMGFLKMMVAIELFLPLMMMIGDRGVFYGVFYTAVLTLTQISSYYAVKVSIVYNWQQFFIVIAILCLVMALLCWVLMHNKYFSLKVPLYHIDWMSIILFMSTFMFSAYVLSFGKQQDWLNSTKIINSSIAAFVSFAVLIVRQFTLKRPYLSLSVFTRSNVLNGLFMLFWLGMFLGTTSIQNIFAVGVLGYDQLTNAKLSLLMIPGLGAAGMTAIFWFKRQKPLKMFIFSGFSAMIGYALIMYFSMVLEFNYEYWYLPMFLKGYGMGALFISVWFYTLDKLELNDMLAAIGLVLVWRTFLVVGIFSALMSWFQYQFQIVSLGDLAVYMDGMTISPQNVMSNMKTIQLNAILAANKKIFGYIILVGFGVLLYVLTHHFGAKRFEYLRFIRVLNGKSIIAKRRIREREIVEEIKDAAGSAM comes from the coding sequence ATGTACAACAAAGGATTATTTAACGACTGGGTTCCGAAACCTGTTCAGCTGTTGATGATTGTATTGCTGGTGATTGTGGTCTTGCCTTTGGGAGGCGTGTATACCGGAAATATTAGTTTTATGGTTGGAGGTACGGGTGAGCTTTCAGAATATTTTATGTTTGCGAGCTATGCCACTACCATTGGGATGGGAGCTTGTATGCCTATCGTTCTCAGGATGAAAATGAGATTTAAAGTCCGAAATAAAATGGTGTTGCTACTGGTGCTTTTGGGATTGCTGAACTGTGTGAATGCTACGACGTTCAGTCCGGTGGTGATCATTGGTGTTTCATTGGTTATGGGTTTTCTGAAAATGATGGTCGCCATCGAACTGTTTTTGCCATTAATGATGATGATTGGGGATCGTGGTGTTTTTTACGGGGTGTTTTATACAGCAGTTTTAACATTGACTCAAATTTCAAGTTATTATGCCGTAAAGGTTTCTATTGTATACAATTGGCAGCAGTTTTTTATTGTAATTGCAATACTATGTCTGGTTATGGCACTTTTGTGCTGGGTTTTGATGCATAATAAATATTTTTCGCTCAAAGTTCCATTGTATCATATTGATTGGATGAGTATTATCTTGTTTATGTCTACTTTTATGTTTTCGGCTTATGTTCTTTCGTTTGGAAAACAACAGGACTGGTTGAATTCAACAAAAATTATTAATTCAAGTATTGCGGCTTTTGTAAGTTTTGCAGTGTTGATCGTGCGTCAGTTTACTTTAAAAAGGCCATATCTTTCCCTTTCAGTATTTACGAGAAGTAATGTTTTGAATGGCTTGTTCATGTTGTTTTGGCTGGGAATGTTTTTAGGAACAACTTCGATACAGAATATTTTTGCGGTAGGTGTTTTGGGGTATGATCAATTAACCAATGCAAAACTGAGCTTGCTGATGATTCCCGGGTTGGGTGCGGCTGGAATGACAGCGATTTTCTGGTTTAAAAGACAGAAACCTTTGAAAATGTTCATCTTCTCAGGATTTTCGGCCATGATTGGCTATGCTCTGATCATGTATTTCTCTATGGTTCTGGAATTTAACTATGAATATTGGTATTTACCCATGTTTTTAAAAGGGTATGGAATGGGGGCTTTGTTCATTTCGGTCTGGTTTTACACTTTAGATAAATTAGAATTAAATGATATGCTGGCTGCGATAGGACTGGTGCTGGTTTGGAGAACTTTTTTAGTTGTTGGTATTTTTTCGGCGTTAATGTCCTGGTTTCAATATCAGTTTCAGATTGTAAGCCTCGGAGATTTGGCTGTGTATATGGATGGGATGACCATTTCTCCGCAAAATGTGATGTCTAATATGAAGACGATCCAGCTCAACGCCATTCTTGCGGCCAATAAGAAAATATTCGGATACATCATTTTGGTTGGTTTTGGAGTGTTATTGTATGTTTTAACGCATCATTTTGGAGCCAAAAGATTTGAATATTTAAGGTTTATAAGGGTTTTGAACGGCAAATCTATCATTGCAAAAAGAAGAATAAGAGAAAGAGAAATTGTTGAGGAAATAAAAGATGCAGCCGGGTCTGCGATGTAA
- a CDS encoding HlyD family secretion protein, giving the protein MENKEQNTQNTSSAPAQSSVAEKKKQNKRNKIRAIISNIVVFLVIGFGLYWLVREYFHVGDKTYTEAAQVEEFINPINTRVSAYIKEIKFIEHQKVKKGDTLVILDDREILTQLGQAEAAYQNALAQRTATSSSVNTVSNNVSVMEANIAGAKARLWNAEQNLNRYKNLLASEAVTRQQYDQVKTEYDAQKAAYEALANQKQSANLSTTEVKSRLGINDAEIKRTKSALDMAKINLSYTVITAPYDGVMGRRTISEGQLIQPGQQVATIVLNGQKWVTANFLESQMPNIKIGEKMMMTADALGGQKFEGVVTAISAATGSRYSNVPTDNSTGNFIKVQQRIPVRIEFTASNKKENVEKLSAGMNLNVKIN; this is encoded by the coding sequence ATGGAAAATAAGGAACAAAATACTCAAAATACATCTTCAGCACCTGCACAATCAAGTGTTGCTGAAAAAAAGAAACAAAATAAAAGAAACAAAATCAGAGCGATAATTTCGAATATCGTGGTATTTCTGGTGATTGGATTTGGCTTGTATTGGCTGGTGCGTGAATATTTTCATGTGGGAGACAAAACCTACACGGAAGCAGCTCAGGTTGAGGAGTTTATCAACCCGATCAACACAAGAGTTTCGGCTTATATTAAAGAAATAAAATTCATTGAACATCAGAAAGTTAAGAAAGGGGACACATTAGTTATCCTCGACGATCGTGAGATTTTAACACAATTGGGTCAGGCTGAAGCAGCGTATCAGAATGCATTGGCTCAACGTACTGCAACAAGTTCATCTGTAAATACCGTCTCCAACAACGTAAGCGTGATGGAAGCTAATATTGCAGGAGCAAAAGCCAGACTCTGGAATGCTGAACAGAATTTAAACAGATATAAAAATCTTTTGGCTTCGGAGGCGGTAACCAGACAGCAGTATGACCAGGTAAAAACTGAGTATGATGCACAAAAAGCGGCTTATGAAGCTTTGGCTAATCAAAAACAATCTGCCAATCTTTCTACAACGGAAGTGAAGAGCAGATTAGGAATTAACGATGCTGAAATTAAAAGAACAAAATCTGCATTGGATATGGCAAAAATCAATCTTTCATATACGGTTATTACAGCACCTTATGACGGTGTGATGGGAAGAAGAACGATCTCTGAAGGACAACTGATTCAACCTGGCCAACAGGTAGCGACCATTGTTTTAAACGGACAAAAATGGGTAACCGCCAACTTCCTGGAAAGCCAGATGCCGAACATCAAAATCGGAGAGAAAATGATGATGACAGCCGATGCGTTGGGCGGACAAAAATTTGAAGGGGTTGTAACGGCGATTTCTGCAGCGACTGGTTCCAGGTATTCCAATGTTCCGACGGATAATTCGACAGGTAATTTCATTAAGGTTCAGCAAAGAATTCCTGTAAGAATCGAGTTTACGGCTTCTAATAAAAAAGAAAATGTTGAAAAACTCAGCGCGGGAATGAACCTGAATGTGAAGATTAATTAA
- a CDS encoding TolC family protein — MIKNVKTALSLMIMIFPALFFSQEIKQMTANDVAELAVQNHQQLKVSAQNINIAKQNTNIAKLQKLPTITASMSQFYLGDMVAIDKDFSNSTTISMPHYGSSCGVQATQLIFKGGLVNKSIELAGLREQLSKLDLEKNKQDVKFLVISNYLDVYKILNQQEVFQNNKKLAQERLKNIQKFYQQGMVTRNEVIRGELAIKNLDQGILTLVNNRKILNYNLNIALGLPSDTEIVPVESLENKESGIGMDYYLDLAHNSNPLMKSAKTNIDAADKNIEIIKTDKMPTLAGFGGYTLQRPITNRTPVLDMYAGGWQTGISLSYNIDNLYKTKERVKLGKFQKNQASDAMILIQQNIDMSVNAAYVKYQESMQQAEILNDAKRLAEENYKITEAKYLNQLAVQAEMIDAQNQKLQSELDYANAEINVLYQYYNLLKSTGTL, encoded by the coding sequence ATGATAAAAAATGTAAAAACAGCACTATCACTTATGATAATGATCTTTCCTGCGCTGTTTTTTTCTCAAGAAATAAAACAGATGACAGCCAATGATGTTGCCGAACTGGCGGTGCAAAATCATCAGCAGCTAAAAGTTTCGGCTCAGAATATCAACATTGCAAAACAGAATACAAATATTGCAAAGCTCCAGAAATTACCGACGATTACAGCTTCCATGAGCCAATTTTATTTGGGTGATATGGTAGCTATTGATAAAGATTTTTCAAACTCTACCACGATTTCGATGCCACATTATGGGAGTTCTTGTGGTGTTCAGGCGACTCAGTTGATCTTCAAAGGTGGTTTGGTGAATAAATCTATCGAATTGGCGGGGCTTCGTGAGCAGCTTTCCAAACTAGATCTGGAAAAGAACAAACAGGATGTGAAATTTCTTGTGATTTCAAATTATCTGGATGTTTATAAAATTTTAAACCAGCAGGAAGTTTTTCAAAACAACAAAAAACTGGCTCAGGAACGTCTTAAAAATATCCAGAAATTTTATCAGCAAGGAATGGTGACCCGAAATGAGGTCATTCGTGGTGAGTTGGCTATCAAAAACTTAGACCAGGGAATTTTAACTTTAGTAAATAATCGAAAAATCCTTAATTATAATTTAAATATAGCTTTGGGTTTACCTTCTGATACTGAGATTGTTCCGGTTGAAAGTTTAGAGAACAAAGAATCAGGAATCGGGATGGATTATTATCTTGATCTGGCTCATAACAGCAATCCTTTGATGAAATCTGCAAAGACAAACATCGACGCAGCAGATAAAAATATAGAAATCATAAAAACCGATAAAATGCCTACTCTGGCGGGGTTTGGAGGCTATACTTTACAAAGACCGATTACCAATAGAACACCTGTTTTGGATATGTACGCAGGCGGTTGGCAAACTGGGATTTCTCTTAGCTATAATATTGATAATCTGTATAAAACAAAAGAAAGAGTAAAGCTTGGCAAGTTTCAAAAAAACCAGGCGAGTGATGCAATGATTCTTATTCAACAGAATATTGATATGTCGGTAAATGCAGCTTACGTCAAATATCAGGAATCTATGCAACAGGCTGAAATTCTTAATGATGCTAAAAGACTGGCAGAAGAGAACTACAAGATTACAGAAGCTAAGTATTTGAATCAGTTGGCAGTACAAGCAGAAATGATCGACGCACAGAACCAGAAACTTCAATCTGAACTGGATTATGCCAACGCAGAAATCAATGTTCTGTATCAATATTATAATCTTCTGAAATCTACCGGAACACTTTAA
- a CDS encoding helix-turn-helix domain-containing protein, with translation MSVLEKFGVEIFTQHNIFERIAVDKPFRPENPAFIFIKTGSIKLRQHFNDLELSENMFMVTDPQTVYEMISVSDDFQSRMVSYKREFISALSLRFNRLIGYRYFRQQMNRGVPFDPEEMEIVWKTVNFLKYILDTETEILYKKEVVEHLFSVFCYQMAGIISKEDANSMSQMSRQEEIVFIFLNDLAANHQTERTVEFYAERQSITTRHLSSVVKAITGKSASQMIALIVMNEAKVLLNSSNKPVSEISSMLGFSDQYSFSHFFKKHLEVSPSQYRNQFEN, from the coding sequence ATGTCTGTCTTAGAAAAATTCGGCGTTGAAATTTTCACCCAACATAATATTTTCGAGAGAATTGCTGTCGATAAGCCTTTCCGTCCCGAAAATCCGGCATTTATTTTCATTAAAACAGGAAGCATTAAGCTTCGCCAGCATTTCAATGATCTGGAGCTTTCGGAGAATATGTTTATGGTAACAGATCCGCAGACGGTGTACGAAATGATTTCCGTAAGCGATGATTTTCAGTCGAGAATGGTTTCTTATAAAAGAGAATTTATTTCAGCTTTATCATTGAGGTTCAATCGATTAATTGGCTATCGTTATTTCAGGCAGCAGATGAATCGAGGTGTTCCTTTTGACCCTGAGGAAATGGAAATAGTCTGGAAAACCGTGAATTTTCTTAAATATATTTTAGATACAGAAACTGAAATTTTATATAAAAAAGAAGTGGTGGAGCATCTTTTTTCCGTTTTTTGCTATCAGATGGCAGGAATTATTTCCAAAGAAGACGCCAACTCGATGAGCCAGATGTCGAGACAGGAAGAAATTGTTTTCATTTTCTTAAACGACCTCGCTGCTAATCATCAAACAGAACGGACAGTAGAATTCTACGCCGAACGGCAATCAATTACAACCAGACATCTTTCTTCTGTGGTGAAGGCAATTACCGGAAAGTCTGCAAGCCAAATGATCGCATTAATTGTAATGAATGAAGCAAAAGTGCTTTTAAACTCTTCAAATAAGCCTGTTTCAGAGATTTCATCCATGCTGGGTTTCAGTGATCAATATTCTTTTTCTCACTTTTTTAAGAAACATTTGGAAGTGAGTCCGTCACAATATCGGAACCAGTTCGAAAATTAA
- a CDS encoding Mpo1 family 2-hydroxy fatty acid dioxygenase, translating to MRKIDLLFAEYGESHRNATNKLIHWICVPLIFWTILGFISLIPSKSICFIYIGCISYISLAAMVLVTIFYMRLSFLIGLIMVFVMLLMESFAYGINIRFKENSWIVYLAVFIITWILQFVGHKIEGKKPSFLKDLQFLLIGPIWLLSFILKKLGIRY from the coding sequence ATGAGAAAAATTGATTTATTATTTGCAGAATATGGCGAAAGCCACAGAAACGCAACCAACAAATTGATTCACTGGATTTGTGTTCCATTGATTTTTTGGACGATTTTAGGATTTATTTCCCTTATTCCGTCAAAATCTATCTGTTTCATATACATTGGCTGTATAAGTTATATAAGTCTTGCTGCAATGGTTTTGGTGACAATATTTTACATGAGACTTTCATTTTTAATAGGTCTGATCATGGTTTTCGTGATGCTTTTGATGGAAAGCTTTGCGTATGGGATCAACATTCGTTTTAAAGAAAATTCATGGATTGTTTACCTGGCTGTTTTTATTATCACCTGGATTTTACAATTTGTAGGGCATAAAATTGAAGGCAAAAAACCTTCTTTCCTGAAAGACCTGCAATTTCTTTTAATCGGCCCCATCTGGCTCTTGAGTTTTATACTTAAAAAACTGGGAATCAGATATTAG
- a CDS encoding DUF2891 domain-containing protein, with the protein MKKSLFAIIFFPFLMFAQEVPKLTDEMAIKLSEKPLHCINQEYPNKTAHIINNANEVPLSPKDLHPSFYGCFDWHSSVHGHWMLVRLLKTKPNLSNAKEIEKILDDSFKKENLQTEADYFTKYQLTGTFERTYGWAWLLKLDEELITWNNPKAKIWHENLKPLTDKILNSWKTFLPKQTYPNRTGVHPNTAFAMAFAIDWARANKDKDFENQLIEKAKYFYLKDEKTPAYLEPDGSDFFSPSLEIADLMRRVLPQKEFVQWLNKFYEKRSLENIEKIPVVSDLSDYQTVHLVGLSFSKAWCMKGIAKSLPDNHPLKKDFQKTATVFLNNGLPLLFQGNYGGDHWLASFAVYALED; encoded by the coding sequence ATGAAAAAGAGTCTCTTTGCTATTATATTTTTTCCGTTTTTGATGTTTGCTCAGGAAGTTCCTAAACTGACGGACGAAATGGCCATTAAGTTATCCGAAAAACCGCTCCACTGCATCAATCAGGAATATCCGAACAAAACGGCACATATCATTAATAATGCGAATGAAGTTCCTTTAAGTCCGAAAGATCTGCATCCGAGTTTTTATGGCTGTTTCGATTGGCACAGCTCTGTTCATGGGCATTGGATGCTGGTTCGGTTATTAAAAACGAAACCCAATTTATCTAATGCTAAAGAGATTGAAAAAATTCTTGATGATTCATTTAAAAAAGAAAATCTTCAGACCGAAGCAGATTATTTTACAAAATATCAACTGACCGGAACGTTTGAAAGAACATACGGATGGGCTTGGCTGCTGAAACTGGATGAAGAATTAATCACCTGGAACAACCCGAAAGCGAAAATCTGGCATGAGAATCTGAAACCATTAACGGATAAAATCCTGAATTCTTGGAAGACTTTTTTACCCAAACAAACCTATCCCAACAGAACGGGAGTTCACCCGAATACAGCTTTTGCGATGGCGTTTGCGATCGATTGGGCAAGAGCAAACAAAGACAAAGATTTTGAAAATCAATTGATCGAAAAAGCGAAATATTTTTATTTAAAAGACGAAAAAACGCCGGCATATTTAGAACCCGATGGTTCGGATTTCTTTTCGCCAAGTCTGGAAATTGCAGATTTAATGCGAAGAGTTCTTCCTCAAAAAGAATTTGTACAATGGTTAAATAAATTCTACGAAAAGCGAAGTTTGGAAAATATTGAAAAGATTCCGGTGGTGAGTGATCTCAGCGATTATCAAACGGTGCATTTGGTAGGATTATCTTTCTCAAAAGCATGGTGTATGAAAGGCATCGCAAAATCTCTTCCGGACAATCATCCCCTGAAAAAAGATTTCCAGAAAACGGCAACTGTATTTTTAAATAACGGACTTCCATTATTATTTCAGGGAAATTATGGCGGTGACCATTGGCTGGCAAGTTTTGCAGTTTACGCTTTGGAAGATTAA
- a CDS encoding DUF4349 domain-containing protein — MKKLLLPLYCLLLINCSKSDKLANHEVKADLMEMVAPPSSSEDKLIPASSAVASPPPPNSISEKTVNENKPNSSQQKTDTISKKIIKNGNMQIQVGDISKAQKQVNEIIKKNKAYIQKEEFRNTDTDESLDITIRVPHQNFDALINSFSDGIGSVLSKNISSDDVTEEYTDVSIKLANKKIYLEKYRDMLKNAATTKDMLEIQENIRELEDEIDVSEGRLRFIDDRVKYSTLNLGLYKEKVRSSATSKIGFGSRFGDSVTEGWNSFVAFFLGVISLWPFFLLIPLVIFLWKKWRGRKKK, encoded by the coding sequence ATGAAAAAGTTACTCCTCCCTTTGTATTGCCTTCTTCTTATCAATTGCAGTAAATCTGATAAACTGGCTAACCATGAAGTAAAAGCTGATTTGATGGAAATGGTGGCACCACCATCTTCTTCCGAAGATAAATTAATCCCTGCTAGTTCTGCAGTTGCTTCTCCACCGCCCCCCAATTCTATTTCAGAGAAGACTGTCAATGAAAATAAACCAAACTCTTCACAACAGAAAACTGACACCATCTCCAAAAAAATTATCAAAAATGGAAATATGCAAATTCAGGTTGGAGATATTAGTAAAGCCCAGAAACAGGTCAATGAAATTATAAAGAAAAATAAAGCCTACATTCAGAAAGAAGAATTCCGCAATACGGATACTGATGAAAGTCTGGATATAACGATCAGAGTTCCTCATCAGAATTTTGATGCTTTAATCAATTCTTTTTCAGATGGAATAGGTTCCGTTTTATCGAAAAATATTTCGTCAGACGACGTGACGGAAGAATATACGGATGTTTCCATAAAATTAGCCAATAAAAAAATCTATCTGGAAAAATACCGGGACATGCTGAAAAATGCAGCCACCACAAAGGATATGCTGGAAATTCAGGAAAACATTCGCGAGCTGGAAGACGAAATCGATGTTTCGGAAGGAAGACTTCGTTTCATTGATGACCGCGTGAAATACAGCACTTTAAATCTGGGTTTATATAAAGAAAAAGTGCGAAGTTCAGCCACTTCAAAAATTGGTTTTGGCAGCCGTTTCGGGGATTCAGTGACAGAAGGCTGGAATAGTTTTGTAGCGTTCTTTCTAGGTGTAATTTCGCTTTGGCCCTTCTTTTTACTGATTCCGCTAGTGATTTTTCTCTGGAAAAAATGGCGCGGGAGAAAGAAGAAGTAA
- a CDS encoding SAM-dependent methyltransferase, with translation MLFLLPAYLSENTPITHFSPVIKDYIMQTDYFFVENEKTARKVVKFFAPEKKQSDLKLFILDKYTENADIKEAQELLLKGQDFGLLSEAGLPCIADPGNLIVKWCHEKNIRVIPVSGPSSIILALISSGFNGQEFTFNGYLPIDKGEKKKQILHLESLVQKTGYSQIFMETPYRNNQLFEDLTKFLSPNTKLCIAANIDDAEHEFIKTKTIKDWQKQKPELHKIPAVFVLGK, from the coding sequence ATGCTTTTTTTACTTCCAGCGTATCTTTCAGAAAATACCCCGATCACACATTTTTCACCCGTGATCAAGGATTACATCATGCAAACGGATTATTTTTTCGTAGAAAATGAAAAAACAGCAAGAAAAGTTGTAAAATTTTTCGCTCCGGAGAAAAAACAGTCGGATCTGAAGCTTTTTATTTTAGATAAATACACCGAAAATGCAGACATCAAAGAAGCTCAGGAATTATTGCTGAAAGGTCAGGATTTTGGGTTGCTTTCCGAAGCAGGTCTTCCTTGCATAGCAGATCCCGGAAACCTCATTGTAAAATGGTGTCACGAAAAAAACATTCGGGTTATCCCGGTTTCAGGGCCTTCTTCGATTATTTTAGCTTTGATTTCGAGTGGTTTTAATGGCCAGGAATTCACATTCAACGGGTATCTTCCGATCGATAAAGGAGAAAAGAAAAAACAGATTTTGCATCTGGAAAGTTTGGTTCAGAAAACAGGATATTCTCAGATTTTTATGGAAACACCTTACCGAAATAATCAGCTTTTTGAAGACCTTACCAAGTTTTTGTCTCCTAATACAAAGCTTTGTATCGCTGCAAATATCGACGACGCAGAACATGAATTCATCAAAACAAAAACAATAAAAGACTGGCAAAAACAAAAACCGGAACTTCATAAAATCCCGGCTGTATTTGTATTGGGGAAATAA
- a CDS encoding low molecular weight protein-tyrosine-phosphatase: MKILMVCLGNICRSPLAEGILKTKVPENFFVDSAGTISMHEGEHPDKRAIKTAANHDIDISKQRSRPITKADLEKFDKIYCMDIDVFEDVISKAENEEQRQKISLFMEILGDHENAEVPDPYWGGMDDFENVFQILDKGCSKIATQLLTHNS, encoded by the coding sequence ATGAAAATATTAATGGTTTGTCTGGGAAATATATGTAGAAGTCCTTTAGCAGAAGGAATTTTGAAGACCAAAGTTCCTGAAAACTTTTTTGTTGATTCTGCGGGAACAATTTCTATGCATGAAGGCGAACACCCCGATAAAAGAGCGATAAAAACAGCAGCCAATCATGATATTGATATTTCAAAACAAAGATCAAGACCCATTACAAAAGCAGATTTAGAAAAATTCGATAAGATTTACTGCATGGATATTGATGTTTTTGAGGATGTGATTTCAAAAGCGGAAAATGAAGAACAGAGACAGAAAATTTCTTTATTCATGGAGATTTTGGGAGATCATGAAAATGCAGAAGTTCCCGATCCGTACTGGGGCGGAATGGATGATTTTGAAAATGTTTTCCAGATTTTAGACAAAGGCTGCAGCAAGATTGCAACACAATTATTGACTCATAACTCATAA